In Thermodesulforhabdus norvegica, one genomic interval encodes:
- a CDS encoding enoyl-CoA hydratase-related protein — protein sequence MEWQFIKVSREDHLLIVTISRPDVMNSLHPPACRELDQIFNAFEEDPELWVAIITGEGEKAFCAGNDLKWQAEHGADALRREIEALKGGFGGITRRTTCFKPIIAAVNGLALGGGFEIALACDVIVSADHAYFGLPEPRVGAMAAAGGVVRLPRYVPHHIAMGMLLTGRRITADEAHRLGIVNEVVPLKELMACARKWAEDMLACSPVALRATKEAALRSLNLPLQEALTVAFPGMTTLRMSEDYMEGARAFAEKRKPRWTGR from the coding sequence ATGGAATGGCAATTTATAAAGGTTAGCCGTGAAGACCACCTGCTCATTGTTACCATCTCCCGCCCTGACGTCATGAACTCTTTACATCCGCCGGCCTGCCGTGAACTGGATCAAATTTTCAACGCCTTTGAAGAGGATCCGGAGCTATGGGTAGCTATTATCACAGGCGAAGGAGAAAAAGCTTTCTGCGCAGGAAACGACCTTAAATGGCAGGCCGAACACGGAGCAGACGCACTCAGACGGGAGATCGAAGCCCTTAAAGGAGGCTTTGGCGGTATAACCCGAAGAACCACCTGCTTCAAGCCAATCATTGCCGCAGTAAACGGGCTTGCTCTCGGAGGAGGCTTCGAGATCGCCCTTGCCTGCGATGTGATTGTTTCGGCAGATCATGCCTACTTCGGCCTTCCGGAGCCCCGTGTGGGTGCAATGGCGGCGGCGGGAGGAGTGGTGAGACTTCCCCGCTACGTTCCCCACCATATTGCCATGGGAATGCTCCTGACAGGCCGGCGTATCACGGCCGATGAAGCACACCGGCTTGGGATAGTCAACGAGGTTGTCCCCCTTAAAGAACTCATGGCCTGTGCCAGAAAGTGGGCGGAGGATATGCTGGCGTGCTCTCCCGTGGCCCTTCGGGCCACCAAGGAAGCGGCGCTGAGAAGTCTCAACCTACCCCTACAGGAAGCCCTTACGGTAGCCTTCCCCGGAATGACCACACTGCGGATGTCAGAAGACTACATGGAAGGGGCAAGAGCCTTTGCGGAAAAGAGAAAACCCCGGTGGACCGGAAGATAA
- the recD gene encoding exodeoxyribonuclease V subunit alpha, protein MIHKLRPFVEKGVIRPLDWYFARWLGDKTGNGTEGLLLSAMLASWRLGQGDVCVDLKDYAGREFCVETDEGPLSISFPELSVWLDDLKKSPAVFVDPGVVDEGKVFSEARPLVLCGSRVYIGRYWAYEVALAGALKKLASRESDVELNEVRKVLDKLFGSDADTGPDWQKIAVATAVMRHLTIISGGPGTGKTHTIAATILALCSIYRNSLRIALAAPTGKAAARMMESLRKALRHFGCAEKFEQVIPGEATTLHRLIGMREGLSRARHNPDNPLPANVLIVDEASMVDLPMMYRTVSALKPEARLILLGDRNQLASVEAGSVFADLCGRNQEPQYGESWAKKLEIATGTTVPLRGTGGSVLDDCIVFLKKNYRFSENSSIGRLASIICDGGDVTDVLLDRDGSGDGSVRFRNLKAGEALTADLERVTNEWFEGLFRCSSEDDALKLFEKSRILCAHRDGLWGVSRINRLIEEILTSKGVIKPFLKHYHGRPILITRNNYEVGLFNGDVGIVWRDGRGRLVACFREAGGGIRKVGISRLPEHETAFAMTVHKAQGSECDRILFIMPHEESQILTRELFYTAVTRARSYVEIWGTMKAASEAVSRRTRRASGLYERITNQR, encoded by the coding sequence ATGATCCATAAATTGAGACCCTTCGTTGAAAAAGGAGTAATTCGCCCTCTGGACTGGTACTTTGCCAGATGGTTAGGAGATAAAACTGGCAATGGGACCGAGGGATTGCTGCTTTCGGCGATGCTTGCAAGCTGGCGCCTGGGTCAGGGTGATGTTTGCGTGGACCTGAAGGACTACGCAGGGCGGGAATTTTGTGTCGAAACCGACGAGGGCCCTCTTTCCATAAGTTTCCCCGAGCTCTCCGTCTGGCTCGATGACCTGAAAAAATCCCCTGCCGTTTTTGTCGATCCCGGGGTCGTCGATGAAGGGAAAGTGTTTTCAGAAGCCAGACCACTGGTTTTATGCGGTTCCAGGGTTTACATCGGGCGCTACTGGGCTTACGAGGTTGCCCTTGCGGGCGCCCTGAAAAAACTTGCTTCCAGGGAAAGCGATGTTGAACTCAACGAGGTCAGAAAGGTTCTCGATAAATTGTTCGGATCCGACGCGGATACGGGGCCAGACTGGCAGAAGATTGCGGTTGCCACGGCTGTTATGAGGCATCTTACGATAATATCGGGAGGACCTGGAACGGGAAAAACTCACACAATTGCGGCAACAATTCTGGCACTGTGCAGTATTTACAGGAATTCACTCAGGATTGCCCTTGCGGCTCCGACGGGCAAAGCTGCCGCAAGAATGATGGAGTCTCTCAGGAAGGCCCTTCGACATTTTGGCTGTGCCGAAAAGTTCGAGCAAGTAATACCCGGTGAGGCGACAACGCTACACCGCTTAATCGGCATGAGAGAAGGCTTGAGCCGGGCACGTCACAATCCTGATAATCCTCTGCCGGCCAACGTACTTATTGTGGACGAAGCGTCCATGGTGGATCTTCCCATGATGTACAGAACGGTTTCCGCCCTTAAGCCGGAAGCCCGATTGATTCTGCTGGGTGATAGGAATCAGCTTGCTTCGGTAGAAGCCGGAAGTGTCTTTGCCGATCTGTGCGGTAGAAATCAGGAACCACAGTACGGTGAAAGCTGGGCGAAGAAGCTTGAGATCGCCACGGGAACAACCGTGCCGTTAAGGGGTACAGGGGGAAGCGTTCTTGATGACTGCATTGTTTTTCTCAAAAAGAATTATCGCTTTTCCGAAAACAGCTCCATAGGACGGCTGGCCTCAATCATCTGTGACGGTGGAGACGTGACCGATGTTCTGCTTGATCGTGACGGATCGGGTGACGGCTCCGTTCGATTTCGGAATCTTAAAGCTGGAGAGGCATTAACGGCCGATCTGGAAAGGGTCACGAATGAGTGGTTTGAGGGGCTTTTCAGGTGTTCTTCCGAGGATGATGCGTTGAAGCTGTTCGAAAAGTCCAGAATTCTCTGTGCCCATCGGGACGGGCTGTGGGGTGTTTCCAGAATAAATCGACTTATCGAAGAAATCCTCACGTCGAAGGGGGTAATAAAGCCTTTTTTGAAGCACTATCATGGAAGGCCCATACTGATTACGAGAAACAACTACGAAGTTGGCCTTTTTAACGGAGATGTCGGAATAGTGTGGAGGGACGGGAGAGGGCGACTGGTAGCCTGCTTTAGAGAAGCCGGTGGAGGCATAAGAAAGGTCGGGATTTCCCGCTTACCGGAACACGAGACGGCTTTTGCCATGACGGTACATAAAGCGCAGGGGTCAGAATGCGACCGCATACTTTTCATCATGCCCCATGAGGAAAGCCAGATCCTGACCAGAGAGCTCTTTTACACGGCCGTGACCAGGGCAAGGAGTTATGTTGAAATCTGGGGAACGATGAAGGCCGCTTCTGAAGCAGTATCACGAAGGACCAGGCGTGCTTCCGGGCTTTATGAACGCATTACGAACCAGAGATGA
- a CDS encoding ComF family protein, with translation MEQKFFLKRVLSGIVGLVVEVLAPQPCPGCGVFGHGRGGWCESCFENLPWFAGSFCRRCGRPLGLSPGGLTPPLCGDCFNEPPFDNVRSACFYEGVVAELIVRFKYSRALYLLNPLGEILLEGFRRHFGNEAFHFITPVPLHRERLKERGYNQSALLAGFLAKRTGIPVNPKAVIRRRNTIPQVKLSGRERRNNLIGAFAVSERALEQIRGRSILLIDDVVTTGTTLVETAKVLKRAGAARVCGLTVARSGHS, from the coding sequence ATGGAGCAGAAATTTTTTCTCAAAAGAGTACTGAGCGGGATTGTCGGTCTTGTAGTTGAAGTGCTGGCACCTCAACCCTGCCCGGGATGCGGTGTATTCGGCCACGGGCGTGGAGGATGGTGCGAAAGCTGTTTTGAAAATCTACCCTGGTTTGCCGGTTCTTTTTGCCGCAGATGCGGGAGACCTCTGGGTTTAAGCCCTGGCGGCTTGACTCCTCCGCTCTGCGGCGACTGTTTTAACGAGCCTCCCTTTGACAATGTAAGGAGCGCCTGCTTTTACGAGGGGGTCGTTGCAGAACTCATCGTGCGATTTAAGTATTCCCGGGCACTATACCTTCTGAATCCTCTCGGCGAAATCCTTCTGGAAGGATTCCGCCGTCACTTCGGAAATGAAGCGTTCCATTTCATCACTCCGGTACCACTCCACAGGGAAAGGCTTAAAGAAAGAGGGTACAACCAGTCTGCTCTTCTTGCAGGGTTTCTGGCAAAAAGGACGGGTATCCCCGTCAACCCAAAGGCAGTGATACGAAGGCGTAACACCATTCCGCAGGTAAAGCTGAGCGGTAGAGAAAGGCGGAACAACCTGATAGGAGCATTTGCGGTTTCCGAAAGGGCACTGGAGCAAATCCGGGGCAGATCGATTCTCCTGATAGATGATGTGGTTACAACGGGAACCACGCTGGTAGAAACGGCAAAGGTACTTAAAAGGGCCGGGGCGGCCCGGGTCTGCGGGCTTACGGTAGCGAGAAGTGGCCACTCCTAA
- the recC gene encoding exodeoxyribonuclease V subunit gamma — protein MLRVVRSNRTERLLDHLLEEICKPRDPLIQEVIVVQDMGMARWLTHRIAEFAGVAANLEFIVPAELARRIYRAWFGTEAVSSEWSKDFLFWSVLRELPALSEIPECRRIKEYLGNVNDWTRRYQLARRIAEVFYRYLIYRPEMIIRWEAGNIPEELDGKHVDLGWQVVLWKKIAASTAVPHQARLYVQFCKHIDEGKEPIEPEALPRRVFVFGVTALAPVHVDLLEGLSRFCDVTIYHLNPCREYWGDLSAKDRDFRYRLLDEMAGVEDFYSDQPNPIMASWAQAGRFLLDRLICVEEAEQVDCFEEPSGDSMLGALQLDILNLQLKSGDNPPPETDRSIQIHVCHSPMREVQVLHDRIAALLVERPDLNPEDFVVMAPDIDVYAPYVEAVFGTRKDPEIPWNLSERLPIMEDPLLETLLELLRLPKWRCTATEIMSILERTPVARRFGLDDVPPDALRRWVKETGIRWGIDGAMKAEIGLPGEKANTWRMGLERLIAGYALPPQECFFEDVLSYPHVEGMDADAVGGLWELIESISCWRKKLSESYYADEWQVLLNDLLEDFFSPDAETEVSLNRFRRAVDAFSGSAKEAGFGERVPVSFVESFIKDFLSSAPGMKRFLSGGVTFCNLTPMRAIPFKVVWILGMNGRDFPRADRSPGFDLVAARPRKGDRFRSWEDRFLFLEAFISAREIFAVSYIGRDIRDNSEKVPSVLVQDLMDAIDRKWPSHEKTSRRCIIEHPLQPFSPRIYSGSNDKLFSYDSLWCVDFTERRETSLKPFYDEELKLNGDGKNEVIEIDRLVRFFENPARYFLENTLQLALPHEEGVLDDLEPFNISPLDRYVLTEEAVWEILEGYDPGEFLERKLRARGVVPHGEAGRICSEGIFREAEALAGKIEELTQGVKPGKRHLQIDIDGLRLEGVISGVTAKGCLLFRPGRIRGKDRIRLWIYHLLLCCLSDASGDVVSIFVGRENEKMAVRYVQNAGDHLRTLIAYWELGKKRPLPFFPDSSWKYARAVFSGDLKDGSPEKICGSEWKDSFNKKGEYYDPAVRIAFRGREALDDCFCRVALEIFGPVLEHVED, from the coding sequence ATGCTTCGTGTCGTGCGGAGTAACAGAACGGAAAGGCTTTTAGATCACCTGCTCGAAGAAATCTGCAAACCCCGGGATCCCCTGATCCAGGAAGTCATCGTGGTGCAGGATATGGGGATGGCCAGGTGGCTGACCCATCGAATTGCAGAGTTCGCGGGTGTGGCTGCAAACCTGGAGTTTATCGTCCCGGCAGAGCTGGCCCGCAGGATCTACCGGGCATGGTTTGGTACGGAGGCTGTGTCATCAGAGTGGAGTAAAGACTTTCTTTTCTGGTCCGTCCTTCGCGAGTTGCCCGCGTTATCAGAAATTCCGGAGTGCCGGAGAATAAAGGAATATCTCGGGAACGTAAACGACTGGACAAGAAGATACCAGCTGGCAAGGCGAATTGCAGAGGTCTTTTACAGATATCTCATATATCGTCCGGAAATGATAATCCGCTGGGAGGCAGGCAATATACCGGAAGAGCTCGATGGAAAACATGTTGATCTTGGCTGGCAGGTGGTGCTGTGGAAGAAGATCGCGGCTTCCACGGCAGTGCCTCATCAGGCGAGGCTTTACGTCCAGTTCTGCAAGCATATCGACGAGGGAAAGGAACCCATTGAACCGGAGGCACTCCCGAGAAGGGTCTTTGTTTTCGGGGTAACTGCCCTTGCCCCGGTCCATGTGGATTTACTCGAGGGGCTTTCACGCTTCTGCGATGTAACCATCTATCATCTTAATCCCTGTCGCGAGTACTGGGGCGACCTATCCGCAAAAGATCGGGATTTTCGCTACAGGTTACTGGACGAAATGGCCGGTGTTGAAGATTTCTACAGTGATCAGCCTAACCCCATAATGGCTTCCTGGGCTCAAGCGGGCCGCTTCCTGCTGGATCGCCTTATCTGTGTGGAGGAAGCCGAACAGGTTGATTGTTTTGAGGAGCCTTCGGGAGATTCCATGCTCGGAGCTTTACAGCTGGACATTTTGAACCTTCAGCTCAAGAGCGGCGATAACCCTCCGCCTGAAACTGATCGGTCCATACAGATTCACGTTTGTCACAGCCCGATGAGGGAGGTTCAGGTCCTCCACGACCGAATTGCGGCTCTGCTTGTGGAGCGTCCGGACCTTAATCCGGAAGATTTTGTTGTGATGGCCCCGGACATTGACGTTTACGCTCCCTATGTTGAAGCGGTCTTTGGTACCAGGAAAGACCCCGAAATACCCTGGAATCTTTCCGAGAGACTGCCCATCATGGAGGATCCCTTACTGGAAACCCTTCTGGAGCTTTTGAGGCTTCCGAAATGGCGTTGTACCGCCACGGAAATCATGTCCATTCTCGAAAGGACGCCGGTAGCCCGCCGATTCGGCCTTGACGATGTACCTCCTGACGCCCTGCGGCGCTGGGTTAAAGAAACCGGCATACGCTGGGGTATTGACGGGGCCATGAAGGCTGAAATCGGTCTTCCCGGAGAAAAGGCCAATACCTGGCGTATGGGTCTTGAAAGGCTCATTGCCGGATATGCCCTCCCGCCGCAGGAATGTTTCTTTGAAGATGTTCTTTCCTATCCTCATGTTGAAGGAATGGATGCCGACGCTGTGGGAGGACTATGGGAGCTTATCGAGTCCATTTCCTGCTGGAGAAAAAAACTTTCGGAGTCCTATTATGCCGATGAATGGCAGGTTCTTTTAAACGATCTTCTGGAGGATTTCTTTTCTCCGGATGCCGAAACGGAAGTATCGCTTAACCGATTTCGCCGTGCCGTTGACGCTTTTTCCGGGTCTGCTAAGGAAGCCGGTTTTGGTGAAAGGGTGCCCGTGAGTTTTGTTGAATCCTTCATAAAGGATTTTCTTTCTTCTGCTCCCGGTATGAAACGCTTTCTTTCCGGTGGCGTAACCTTCTGCAACCTTACGCCCATGAGAGCCATACCCTTCAAGGTCGTATGGATTCTTGGTATGAACGGCAGGGATTTTCCCAGAGCCGACCGGAGCCCCGGTTTCGATCTGGTGGCGGCCCGTCCGAGAAAAGGAGATCGTTTCAGGTCCTGGGAAGACCGCTTTCTTTTCCTCGAAGCCTTTATCTCGGCCCGTGAAATTTTTGCCGTAAGCTACATCGGGCGCGACATAAGAGACAACAGCGAAAAAGTACCGTCCGTTCTTGTTCAGGATCTCATGGATGCAATAGACAGGAAATGGCCGTCTCATGAGAAAACTTCCAGAAGGTGCATTATCGAGCATCCCTTACAACCTTTCAGCCCTCGAATCTACTCCGGCTCCAACGATAAACTCTTTTCCTACGACTCCCTGTGGTGTGTTGATTTCACGGAAAGGCGGGAGACATCGCTTAAACCTTTTTATGACGAAGAACTGAAACTCAATGGGGACGGCAAGAACGAGGTAATCGAGATAGACAGGCTGGTGAGGTTTTTTGAGAATCCGGCCAGGTACTTTCTGGAAAACACTCTTCAGCTTGCCCTTCCCCATGAAGAAGGGGTGCTTGACGACCTGGAACCTTTTAACATCAGCCCTCTTGACAGGTATGTCTTAACGGAAGAGGCAGTATGGGAAATCCTTGAAGGATATGACCCTGGGGAGTTCCTTGAAAGAAAGCTTCGTGCAAGAGGGGTTGTACCTCATGGTGAGGCAGGTCGTATCTGTTCGGAAGGAATTTTTAGAGAAGCCGAAGCTCTGGCCGGGAAAATTGAGGAACTGACCCAGGGGGTCAAGCCCGGAAAACGGCATCTGCAGATCGATATCGACGGGTTGAGGCTGGAAGGGGTGATTTCCGGCGTTACGGCAAAGGGTTGTTTGCTTTTCAGACCCGGGAGGATTCGCGGTAAAGATAGAATAAGGTTGTGGATATATCATCTCCTTTTGTGTTGCCTTTCCGATGCCAGCGGAGACGTTGTCAGCATCTTCGTCGGAAGAGAAAATGAAAAGATGGCCGTCAGGTATGTTCAAAACGCCGGGGATCATCTCAGGACGCTAATTGCCTATTGGGAGCTGGGCAAGAAAAGGCCCCTTCCTTTTTTCCCCGACTCGAGCTGGAAGTATGCCAGGGCGGTTTTTTCGGGTGATCTGAAAGACGGGTCTCCCGAAAAGATCTGCGGAAGCGAATGGAAGGATAGTTTCAACAAAAAGGGTGAATATTACGATCCTGCCGTCAGGATTGCCTTTAGAGGTCGTGAAGCGCTGGATGATTGTTTTTGCAGGGTTGCTTTGGAAATTTTCGGCCCTGTCCTTGAACATGTCGAGGATTGA
- the recB gene encoding exodeoxyribonuclease V subunit beta, producing the protein MTLCPDKFDVLKLPLNGVHCIEASAGTGKTYSIVFLFLRLLMETELKANQILVVTYTNAATEEIRGRIRERLAEVIRFLEDGTEPQDALLSGFCKNLPAKKEAILLKLRQALSGINEAPIWTIHSFCRRVLEEFAFESGIAFDVEFVEDDSELWLEAVADFWRKKMAEGSAEEIAWIMAKFHGPERLWEKIRFLVRPDLIDLKPFAPLLLGLKVEGCFDRLVKKFLEMRELWKASKSDILEILMEDNRLNRRSYSKKVVEKGVKSMEAFLQGYPAPVLPDYFELFTRSKILEKTRAGYRNDPPEHRFFDLCEDYGRLFEKVSEAFYQKLLLDARDFAVERVRRRKTDEGLFSFDDLLTELDRALAGSSESRLAEAIRSRYPVALIDEFQDTDSVQYRIFRKIYGSGRSKRSFVCVIGDPKQAIYGFRGADVFAYMRARRPENVDSLWTMDTNWRSGENLVRAINEIFGSHHVPFVYEDIPYYRIKSGLQGADTELIVDGRASTAFCIRFLSRRAVGLDDKRPIPKGEAERSIARDCAASIADLLRLASRGKVLLGERKLEPSDIAVLVPNHRLGSMIQEALREFNVSSVTVSRDSVFDSEEAAELALILDGVVNCGDSRRVRAALATEMMGRTAGEIAGLNCDDDKMGQVQSRFVEYLQLWQRSGFLVFFMDFLRKEDLVRRLAGMPAGERRLTNLLHLSELIHRIDTKHRSVDLTMRWFREKIRLASENGGEEEQLRLESDENLVQILTVHKSKGLEFPVVFCPFLWWEMDPSRANRDVRIYHDPDELDLRVEIGTASSGKGVELAQKERLAESVRLAYVALTRARSKCVMYWGPIRYSSMSGMGWVLFGGAVAGSEYPGCAVDEADEEGMLELFRKLVDNSDGTVKLEIINEIRSGDEGAEKVESDSRRAPLAARSYTRKAEIPWLVSSYSGLVYETEPELPDFWLEGSLVGEEKVEEGVVDPVFAFPSGSRAGSCIHEIFQNIDFPNADDGEISKVAREVLPRYGFDPEVWLEGARLMVRNTLDTKLNPEGIKLRQIGKNNRISEMEFYFRLDKLWPDDLRRILEPYPFYRESLDGLGLEPFRGLMHGYIDLIFRWEDLYYIVDYKTNHLGSGQEYYERTFLEKAMITHRYPLQILIYTVALHRYLKVCLKNYNYDKHVGGVFYLFCRGMKPETGENYGVFYEKPSGELVEALDKSFSNLFVC; encoded by the coding sequence ATGACCTTATGCCCTGACAAATTTGACGTTCTGAAGTTGCCTTTAAATGGGGTTCACTGCATTGAAGCAAGTGCCGGTACGGGAAAGACTTACAGTATAGTTTTTCTCTTCCTTCGCCTCCTGATGGAAACAGAGTTGAAGGCAAACCAGATTCTGGTCGTTACTTACACAAATGCGGCAACGGAGGAGATCCGTGGGCGGATCAGGGAAAGGCTCGCAGAGGTAATAAGGTTTCTGGAGGACGGCACGGAGCCTCAGGATGCACTCCTTTCAGGATTTTGTAAAAACCTGCCTGCTAAAAAAGAAGCTATTCTTCTTAAGCTTCGGCAGGCTCTCTCCGGTATCAACGAAGCTCCTATCTGGACCATTCACAGCTTCTGCAGAAGAGTGCTCGAGGAGTTTGCCTTCGAGAGCGGAATCGCCTTTGATGTTGAATTCGTCGAAGATGATTCGGAGCTTTGGCTAGAGGCGGTTGCCGACTTCTGGCGAAAGAAGATGGCAGAAGGGTCGGCAGAAGAAATTGCCTGGATAATGGCAAAATTCCATGGCCCCGAGAGGTTGTGGGAAAAAATCAGGTTTCTCGTGCGACCGGATCTGATTGATTTAAAGCCCTTTGCCCCATTGCTGTTGGGGTTAAAGGTGGAAGGCTGTTTCGATCGTCTCGTTAAAAAATTTCTGGAAATGAGAGAACTCTGGAAGGCCTCAAAAAGTGATATTCTTGAAATTCTGATGGAGGATAATAGGCTTAATCGCAGGTCTTACAGTAAAAAGGTCGTTGAAAAAGGCGTAAAGTCCATGGAGGCCTTCCTTCAGGGTTATCCTGCACCGGTACTGCCGGACTACTTTGAGCTATTCACCAGAAGCAAGATCCTGGAAAAAACCAGAGCAGGGTATAGGAACGATCCTCCAGAGCACAGATTTTTCGATCTCTGTGAGGATTACGGAAGGCTCTTTGAAAAAGTTTCAGAGGCTTTTTATCAGAAGCTACTGCTCGATGCCCGGGATTTTGCAGTCGAAAGGGTTCGCAGGCGCAAAACAGATGAAGGACTTTTTTCTTTCGATGATCTGCTCACTGAACTCGATCGGGCTCTTGCCGGGTCTTCCGAATCAAGGCTGGCAGAGGCCATAAGATCTCGTTATCCCGTAGCTCTTATTGATGAGTTTCAGGATACCGATTCCGTCCAGTACAGAATCTTCCGGAAGATTTACGGTTCCGGGCGCAGTAAGAGGTCCTTCGTCTGTGTCATCGGCGATCCAAAGCAGGCGATTTACGGCTTTAGAGGGGCCGATGTTTTTGCCTATATGCGTGCAAGACGCCCGGAAAATGTCGATTCTCTGTGGACGATGGACACCAATTGGCGCTCCGGGGAAAATCTGGTCAGAGCCATTAACGAGATCTTCGGGTCTCATCATGTTCCCTTCGTCTACGAGGACATTCCTTATTACAGGATAAAAAGTGGGCTCCAGGGAGCGGATACGGAACTTATCGTTGACGGCAGAGCCTCTACGGCTTTCTGCATCAGGTTTCTGAGCAGAAGGGCAGTAGGTCTTGACGATAAAAGACCCATACCGAAGGGTGAAGCGGAAAGGAGTATAGCCCGGGACTGCGCCGCCAGTATTGCCGATTTGTTGCGCCTTGCCTCCAGAGGGAAGGTTCTGTTGGGCGAAAGAAAACTGGAACCCTCGGACATTGCCGTTCTGGTACCGAACCACAGGCTCGGCTCCATGATACAGGAGGCCCTGAGGGAGTTCAATGTGTCCAGCGTTACGGTGAGTCGGGATAGTGTTTTCGATTCTGAGGAAGCCGCCGAGCTGGCTCTAATTCTGGACGGTGTCGTCAATTGTGGTGATTCCAGGCGGGTGCGTGCAGCCCTTGCCACCGAAATGATGGGACGGACGGCCGGGGAGATAGCCGGACTCAATTGTGACGATGACAAGATGGGCCAGGTGCAGAGCAGGTTTGTGGAATATCTACAGCTCTGGCAGAGGTCGGGGTTTCTTGTCTTTTTCATGGACTTTCTGAGGAAAGAAGATCTCGTGCGGCGACTTGCCGGAATGCCCGCCGGAGAAAGGCGTCTGACCAACCTTTTGCACCTGTCGGAGCTAATTCATCGGATTGATACGAAACATCGGAGCGTCGACCTTACGATGAGGTGGTTCCGTGAGAAAATCAGGCTTGCTTCGGAGAACGGAGGAGAGGAAGAGCAGTTGCGTCTGGAAAGCGACGAAAACCTGGTACAGATACTTACCGTACACAAAAGTAAGGGACTTGAATTCCCCGTCGTCTTCTGCCCCTTTCTATGGTGGGAGATGGATCCGTCAAGAGCGAACCGGGATGTCCGGATTTACCACGACCCTGACGAACTAGACTTACGGGTAGAAATCGGGACGGCTTCGTCGGGAAAGGGCGTAGAACTTGCGCAAAAGGAACGCCTTGCGGAGTCCGTGCGCCTTGCCTATGTAGCGCTTACCCGTGCCAGATCGAAATGCGTTATGTACTGGGGTCCCATAAGGTATTCTTCTATGTCGGGCATGGGATGGGTGTTATTCGGGGGTGCTGTGGCGGGCTCGGAATACCCCGGGTGTGCCGTGGACGAAGCCGACGAGGAGGGAATGCTCGAGCTCTTTAGGAAGCTCGTTGATAATTCTGACGGAACTGTGAAACTCGAAATCATCAATGAAATAAGATCCGGAGATGAGGGGGCAGAGAAAGTTGAGTCCGATTCCAGAAGGGCCCCTCTTGCGGCACGAAGTTACACGAGAAAGGCCGAAATTCCCTGGCTCGTCTCCAGTTACTCCGGTCTGGTTTACGAAACGGAGCCGGAGCTTCCCGATTTCTGGCTTGAAGGCTCTTTAGTGGGGGAAGAAAAGGTAGAGGAAGGGGTGGTCGATCCGGTCTTTGCTTTTCCTTCGGGTTCTCGTGCGGGCTCCTGTATTCACGAAATTTTTCAGAACATAGATTTCCCGAACGCGGATGACGGGGAAATAAGTAAGGTGGCCCGGGAAGTTCTACCGCGCTATGGGTTTGACCCGGAAGTCTGGCTTGAAGGCGCCAGGCTGATGGTCAGGAACACCCTGGATACAAAGCTGAACCCTGAAGGGATCAAACTCAGGCAGATAGGTAAGAATAACCGTATTAGTGAAATGGAGTTTTACTTCCGGCTGGATAAACTTTGGCCGGACGATTTGAGAAGGATTCTGGAACCTTATCCATTCTATCGGGAGAGCCTGGATGGTCTGGGGCTGGAACCTTTCAGGGGGCTCATGCACGGCTACATAGACCTGATCTTCAGGTGGGAAGACCTTTATTATATCGTTGATTACAAAACCAACCACCTTGGCAGTGGGCAGGAGTATTACGAGAGGACTTTTCTGGAAAAAGCCATGATCACCCACCGCTATCCCCTGCAGATTCTGATATACACGGTGGCCTTGCATCGTTATCTGAAGGTGTGCCTGAAAAACTATAACTACGATAAACATGTAGGCGGTGTCTTCTATCTGTTCTGCCGGGGAATGAAACCGGAAACCGGCGAGAACTACGGGGTTTTTTATGAAAAGCCTTCCGGAGAACTCGTTGAAGCTCTGGACAAATCGTTTTCAAATCTTTTCGTTTGTTAA